The following DNA comes from Capsicum annuum cultivar UCD-10X-F1 chromosome 7, UCD10Xv1.1, whole genome shotgun sequence.
gagttgaaaatctaaaaatcaaattgCATTAGGTGAGATTATATGTATGTAGAAAACATTATAGGTTACATTGACTTTATACATAAAAATCTTATGTATAGTGTGATTAATTTAATGTATAATGCTGACGTTAGCAGGATTTTAAAATGTATTATGTTGACGAGTATACATAACTTGATATGTATAATGTCAAAAATCAAATTGCCTCAagtgacttttaatttttttaaaaattatataagttCTAGAATATGTTAATCTATACATTAGTATGGTAACCTTATACATATTCATTTTATGTATTATACTATAGTTCTGTAAATTATTGATTGAACAACTCATGCTAACTTAAGAATAATGCTTTCTTATACACAActtgatatgtataaaaatgaacaaacaacAGATATCAACCACATACTCGTACACTACTTAGTAATGTATGAGGATTGAATTGATCAAATAACAGAATTTAACCACGTCCTCATACATTGCCTAGTAATGTATAAGGACTGAAGTAACAATATTTGTATGACCTTGAATACTATTGTATGAGATGGTCTAATACATTACCATTATGTATAATAGTTAGACATTGTTAtgaaatacaaacaacaaatatgaaatttatacTCCAACAACAAATATACATCAGTTTTTAGTCACGGCGAGGAAGAGCATATACTTGGAAATCGATTTGGAGTGTAGGGGCGTCGACTTCGACGGCAAATGAACGGCCGTCTTCGTCTTCTACCACAACTCTGCCGCTGTATTTGGTGGCGAAGTGGCGGAGCTGTTGTCGAAAGGCTAGCCGGAGACGGTGGCAGGGATGACGGAGTTCCATGTATGCAGTTGAATTACAGAAAAAATTGAAacatttttgaattgaaaaagttgaaaaaaaataaacaaacctcaaaattaaatgaaaagggtGATGAAGTTAGTTGAAACATTTTTGAAttggaaaagttgaaaaaaaaataaagaaacctcaaaattaaatgaaaagtgTGATGAAGTTAATCAGTTTGTCCAGTTAATGCTTGATAACTGACAAATTTGAAACCTCCCAAatcaagtagcttgattttagGCGTACAATAGGGAGTGCAATAATTGAGCAAATATCGGACTAAAAAAGAAGCGACAACTGTTTTTGGATGTATGaaggagaagagagagaaagtctAAAACGAAGGAATTctatgtaattaatatgagatttgtgtaatttcttttctaatatgggattttatgtaataaggtaaagttaccttgtgtatatatatatgatttttccAAGCATAGCTAAGCGGTAGCAGTTATTAAATTCCGACTCTCTGCCTCTGCCTCGTTTTCATCTCTTTTTCGCTTCTCCCCCCTTGCTTCATCCCTTAATTCTGTCAACGCATTAAGAACTTCCTCCATCTTTGGCCTCTCGTCTGGCAGATCAATATGCAAGCAGCGGAATGCCAGAAGTGTGATCTTAAATGCAGTCGAATGATCAACTTCTTTGAAGCAATCACGAACCAGATATTTTTCACCACGCTTAGCCTCCTTTATGGCTCTCTGTTCCAGAGAATCAGGACCATCACAAATAACCTCCTTATTCGCTATCAGTTGTAGCAGTACAAGGCCAAATATATAAACATCAGATTTCATCGTCATCGTACCTATATATAATCCATCCAAAATATGTAAGAACACAGAACTGCTcttaatagagaaaaaaaaagagaacttaCAACAATAACctcatacccagtgtaatcccattgtgtgtgtgtgtgtgtgtgtggtggtggtggtggtgtgtgtgggggtgggggggggctGGGGAGGGTAGAGGGTACACAAACGTTACCCCTGCTTCGATAAAACAGCAAATGTGATGAAAATTCTCCACGGGGGAAGCTCGAGCCATAATTTTTAGTTTGGATGTCGTTTCAGTTGCTCTTTTCTGTTTCATCCAAATATATAAAAACATGAGGGTCATTGCAGAATCAGCTGCTAGGCTGAGTGAGGCAGTGACAAGGATGGTAAATACTCGGTGAAGATACGCTATTGCAAACTCATATGCCCCTAATGAAGTGCTTGATAACTGGCCATGGAGTTGATATGCCTAAGCTCCCATCAAAGATCATATTCTTCAGCTGGACAGCCCTTCATGAAGCCTGCCTCATTCAAGACAAGCTTGAGAAAAGAAAATTACAGATTGCTAGAAGACGTTACGAGTGCCAACAGAACCTCGAGTCCAACAACCATCTATTTACATTGGACAGTCGATGCTGAAGAATGGAGTCTGGTTTTTGTCTATATTTGGTAATAATTGGGTAATGACACAGCGCGAAAGAGGCCTTTGAATGATGGTGCAATTGGATAGTTGGTAAGGCTATCAAGCCAATCTAGAAGATGATAACTGCAAGTATCATTTGGTGTGTATGGTCAGAAAGGAACAACGGATGCTTTGATGGTCTATCAACTCTTAAATCACTCCCTAAGACTAGATGTCTTTTGTAACTATACAGTTCGCATAATCTTTCACCCATAGATTCCCCTTAGCTACGTTGCTCGGACTCatcaaaaatgtcaatgggtgcgtgtcggattcgccaaaaatagtgtatttttgaagaatccgacacgggtgtgGCATCGAAAGTAAAGAGTCCGTGCAACTTAGCCAATTAGGACTTTGTTAGCTCCCTGATACTAGTTTAGTCTTTTTTGTAACGGAGCTAATGAAGTTTTGTAGTACATGGCAAATCACGTGATTGATTTTACCATGTAGGGCGTGTATGCCTACTTATTCAATATGATAGTCTAAGTGCCTACTTGTGTACACCCAAAGTTTGAGGGCATAGATGCCTGTTGAGGCCAAGTTACCTAAGTGAAATCATCTGGTACTTAATGTAACTACAGGAAATATGAGAGTCCTAGGAAGTTAGATTTGGGCATTTAGTTTTGGACATCTTAAGAACAACAGTTTTCAGTTGACCCTTGAAACTGACCACCAAACTGAAGAACAGAAGTTACCAAAAAAACATAATCGTAACGAAACAGAATAAACTGGATCAGCAGATTTTTCCAGTTtattctcccacttccaagtggtaGTCAAGACAAATCACCAAATGAATTGAGATATCAAAAGGAGGGATCAACTAATAGAAATCACGAAAGGAAGTGTATTTTATAGCATCCCGAATTAATAATGCACGAAAGCAGGTAGAAGAAAATAGCAAAGAATGGAAGATGGCCTCTCCTTTCCTCTCTTCGAAACATACACATTTTTTTTAACGACCTCCCAATTAGACACTCCCAAGTCCAAACTCGTTTTAAGTTCTAACAAACATATGATATTCTTCTCTAGTAACCTACTTCTCCAATAACGGGCTTCCTTTTCTTCACATGCACGGCATCTGTTTCAATCCTCCACTATTTGCATAAAATCCCCTGCGTTTCTTCAACTTCTCCAACGAAAGCCAACTGTTTGACTTGAAGAGTAACTTAACCCTAGGATACAACGACTGGAAACGTAAGCCAAGTTATCGTCTGAAGGAGAAATCCATACCGCCTTGCGGGAAGAAAATCCTTTGATATCGAAGATACAAGTTCACAAAATTCTCAGAGATACACATTGGTCAAAAGAAGGAAGAGCTTTATCAGTCAGATAAGTGGCAGCCAAAACATTTTGCTTCCGATATGTAGTGTGATGAAACTACCGAGTGCAGGGACTGGGAAATTCATAGAAGATGTAAGAAAAGAGAATAGATTTATTATTACTATATCTACCAGAATTTCAACGCTCTGGGTACACTGAGTAATTGACGGTTCAAGGTAGGAAGAAAACTCAATATAGTACTTCCAGAATTAAGATCAAAGCTCAAAATTGTATGATTTTGAGGAGAGAATCCAAGCCGTTGTAGGAGAGAAGACCGAAGTATCACTTCATCAAAGGTAACAAGTGAAAAAACTTCCCAAAATTGCGGCTGTTGAGAATGGCCATACGCTGATGTTATGTGAAAGATTCCAAGAGGTGAATCAGAACTCTATCAAGGCAAGAGTAAGTAAAGTAAAGCAATCTGATACTTATCGGAGAAGGAGATGATCACTAGCTACGGAAACGCATAAATAGGctcaagcacttggaaatcacAAGAGTTCAGGTGTGTAAAGAGGTGGAAAAAATATAAGAACTCAGCTTAATTATTCCCTCGGATTATTGTGGTTTAAGGAAAGCAATACGTAATTACAACAGAAGCAAATTAAGCTACCTGCTACTTACAAGTATTCTATAATATTAAGGTGATTCTAACACTCCCGTCAAGCTGGTGCATAAAATTATAGTATGCAGCAAGCTTGCAACATATTTAACTTGTTATGGGACCGGCTAGGGACTTTTCATTCCTAGCCATTTGACTATTTTATGTTTATCTTAATTATAAAGGTCTTCTATCACAGTTTCATAACTAACAATTCCAGTAGAGAATAGCAAAAGGAAGAACGCAAAGGGAGGGAAAAAATGGTGGGTTTTAATTGATGAAACCAAAACCTCAAAGAAACAGCATTGCATCATGCAATACAGAGAAAACTATAAGAAAGAACTTAATCTATAGCatgaaattatcaaaaatattctGGTATGAGCACACATACGACTATAAATCTCAGGAGCATCccggccaacacaaactagaggAGAAATTTTCGTATCTTCATTCACATGATTTGATACGTATCCAAAGTCAAAAACTTTTATGTTTACTTCCTGCAAGCCAAAAATCATTATCTCCATCGTGCCAAAACGATGGAATAACCAGTAATTATCTTCAGATATCTAaaggaaataaaaagtcaagaaaACAACCAAGGATTCAAACTCACGTCATCTATCATAATACAGTCAGCAGTAACGCTGCCAACTGCAATCCCATTCTTGTGCAACCATGAGAAGAGATCTGCTAGTTGGGTTGCCACTTTCATCCGCTTATCCCACCCAAAGTCATCTgcaaatgagaaaaagaaaacataaaggATGCGCTAGAAAGCACACAAAAGTCGGACAGAACAGTCATTCAACATCTTAGTTgcacggactcttcacttttgatgccgcaccTGCGTTGGATTCTctaaaatacactacttttggagaatccgacaagCACCCATTGACATTTTGAAGTGTCCGAGCAACATAGTTCATCATAATACTCGAGATAGTAAGCACCATCCAGAAGAACGTCTGACAAGACTCTGGTGAACTCTGCATCATAGACAGCTTCCAGCCTCCTATCAAAACAGCACTTATACAACTTCACCAAATTTGGATGCGTATTTGCTGTTTCATCTGTTAATAACTCGATCTCATCCTACAAAATACCCTCTAACATGAATTGACCAACAacaaaaatagagagagaaataaaattcAGAGCTATCTCGCAAACATACACAAAATTTATATAGACGAGGAAGCTTCTCAAGTTTCATAGGAAGGAAATAATCCCATGTCTTTACAATAGCAGGTCGGCTTACAGATCCTTCAACAATGGTGCCAAGGAACAGTCTTCCTGTAAGTGTCTTTTGGATTAAAGAATCCTTGAAATTAGTAATACTGTTCAACTCGGCGTAGCTGCAATACTTCACCTCACCATCTACGACTGGCTCAATGGAGAAATCGAAGCTGCattttggcaaccaaagaagatcaTTCATTcagagaagaaataataatattgtgGGTGTCTAGCTTGTGAATTGGGGCATCTCTAGGTCAGGGGGGAATCTAGAGCCGGTACCATTTAATACAATCAAAGGTACCAAGGTCGTCAGGGCTTGAACCAATTGTGCTTCAATAGTTTAGCGAGAAAAAGGTTCAAGCAAGAAAACGAAAACATATGAGGTGctataaaataactataaatacAAACTAGAATTATATCACAGAGGAATTAATGAAGTAGCTTAAAGGAATAGAATTCATGTCAATCACGTTCGCCAGTTTTTGAAATTGATGTCCATTTGAGGAATCTGATTCGGATGCAATATGCAGTTGAAGTTCCTTCTCATACTACTAAAAGCTATAAACTTATATGCCCAATCACTAACATGTTCGTTGATAGAGTTCTTTAGAAATTAAATAGTAAACCACTTTGCTAACAATAAGTACTTGCGAGAGTGCAAGAAAAAGCTTTCAGCCAACAATGCAGCTATTTCAAGACTTAAGGCAGCTCAAGCAAAACTCTAACACCACTAAATAAATGACCTCTTCCTGGTAATAATCtcatttgaagaaaaagaagagacaAATTGACATAAACACGAGAgacgacgacaacaacaacataccagtgtGATCCCGCACACGGTGAGGTCCGAGAGGGTAagtacgcagaccttacctctaccttataaatgaagtagagaggttgttcctATAGAGACTCTCTGCTTGCGACAAAAGAAGTCTAGAAAAATGATATAATGGAAATACAAGAAACAACAATAGTaacaaaaacaccaaaaatagtAGCAGAATAGCAATACAacaaaatattactccctccgttttaaaaagaaagacctagtttgacttggcacggagttaaagaaaataaagaagcctTTTGAATCTTGTCGTCATagattaaagatatgtcaaatgtaccaaaatcccctttaatcttgtggtcttaaacatgtcaagTGGAAAGTTGGAATTAAAGAGTTGTGGTCACTCTTTATGAACCAAACAACATAaccagtgaaatcccacaagtgataTCTAGGGAGGGCAGAGTGTATggagaccataccactacctcgtggacgtagagaggctgtttccaaaagaccctcggctcaagcgTAGAAAATTCAGGTACAATGAAGAAAATATAGCAAATAACAAGGAAATAGTGCATAGTCTACAAGATGGgagcaaaaacaacaacaaaatagtgCGATAATCAAACACAATAACATACTAGGATAGATTATCAAAACCAAGAACGGtgcaaataaatatcaaaaacaaGAAGTACAATAATACAACTAGTAAGATGACAAACACCAACCAGCCTAAAAAGtaaattaggtcattcttttttaaacagaggtAGTACTATAATCAAGGGACTTTGAACTAAAAGTGACAAACAAGTTTGTCAATTAAGTGGGGTTCCTTCGAGTTCTAAAAATTAGCTAAAAGTGacaatttttttcagttttttatttCAACATTTTCGCTCCAACAACTATAAAAGTTGTCCCaataactatcaaagttgtcCGACAACTGTGTGAAGTTGTTGGACAACTTTAATAAATGTTAGGACACCGACAACTTTGATAATTGTTGCGACAACTAATCTCCAATTGTTTGAGCGACTTTACCTTTTTAATTTATGTGGCCAACTTATCATCTTTATTTAATTGAAGACTTTGATAACTCTATAATCAAACTACAAGAAACAATAGATAATAACAGAAACACATTTGTACCCTAATTTTTATCCTCCAAACCTTCCCTCGCCATTTAAGGTCATGTGTAAGCTGTAACAATACCCTAATTTGTGTGTATtctacaccttcctatctaagTCTATCGTTGTGAAAGGAAATGGTTAATAAACAGTTACAAACCTCTCATTGCTCTTGCAAAAATCAGTAAAATACTCTATGGTTCGATTAACAATGTGATCTGTCCAAAAACGGGAGGCCAATCGTCAGATTCATCCTTGTTCCATATTTGGTAATGATAAGGCAAAACATCGTCCCATTCCTCAAACTTCTTACGCATCATCTCTATTGACActttcttctcctccttcttctcgtTTACCATCTCAACATCCATCATCGTCGCCATCGTTTTCTAGGGCAAAGTAGAAAGGGGGAAAATTAGGGGTAAAATCGAAGGGAATTTTATTGAGTACCGAATACCCGCCTCTATTTCCTATTTTTGCTATTACACGCTGTTTGGAGGTGCTTTGTCGTgctttcataatgtatggtaaaATCtgatatggtatggtatggaagtgatatgtttggatagattgtatCATTCATtactatttaataatattttttttatttgatttggtttgtggATAAAAATTATAACATCTTAAGGTTGTTAATAATATGAGTTAAAAGGTAAAATaggaatataaaatattatatgaagacatagttgaaaaaataaataagaaaattatgcaaAACCATCAAATCGGTGCTTTAAAAAATTGGCCTATTCCATGGTTTTCAAACgttatcatatcatatcatgtcttTTAAAATACAAACATGGTTTCCATGGTACCCATATCATACCATACCACAGAAAATCATCATCCAAACAACCTATTAGTGGATTGTAGAGCTGTCAATATGGGTCAAGTCTATTGGGTCCCGATCCAACATCTAATCTAACAGAGTTAGATTTCAATCTTTATAGCCCATTTAAGAATAGGGTTTTTTAGTTgggtaaaattcagaaataacatacttaatcCCTtagttatgagtttcatagcaatattttcataattacacaatatagcaagttgtattttatatttttgcaagctgttactataaaaatacaaatacatatgatttttactacccttatgatcgatatgtattttatatttttacaaactgttgttacaaaaatacaaatacatatgctacaaaatgtaatttgataaaagtattgctattttttgtaatttaatacttaagtatgctatgctatcttttcctttttagttctaTCCGGATAAGTCCGTGGCTCGTGAGGCTTTAACAATGTGGGTTGGACTGGCCCGTGGGCCAACCCGTAAGTCAAATATATGCAATgatttagattgcttattagtatttttatttggttcgatgGATATCATGTCAAGAGTTCTTTAATTTTGCTGTTATGAGTATTTTTTGGattgttggagacttgattaacaagtattaacaccaTGTTATATTATCTGGTAATacttatgtttattaacattctaaaattaaattataaaatattattttttaaaaggtgGGCTGGCCCGTAAGGTCCGCAGCTCACATAGTAATGATGTGGTTTTGATGTTTTTTGGCCCATCATTTTAATGGGTCAGCTCGATCTGGCTCGTCAAACACAAAGCCCATCTGGACTAGTCCAGATGGGCTGAGCCGACCTGTATTAACAGTTCTATTCCTATTAGTGGAttgttttcttttaatatattaaaaaaatataaataaaaaaaagaagtaattttACTCTTAagaaattctttttgaaattttacaaATAAGTGTAATACTATTAATTAAATAAGTAatctgaaataattatttttaatttatgattcaagtaaaatgaaatggagtACTTCTCTACATTCGTACCACATTAATATCTCTTCAccaaaaattaaaagtgaaaataaataattaattacatcttaatattttagaataataaatattatgGATCATCTATGTAACTTCATGCATGTTCAGGGACATCCAATTAAAgtaaaatttgattaaatatacTTTTCCCTTCTTTGATGtttaatatttatgaaaaatttatttataatatatttgtatCGGTAGTTATTTCAAAAGAGTTTCCGATAATTTTATTGTCATTCGTTATATTACTATAACTAGTTTAGAGAGCGTGTGTTGCTCTTGTGTATCACGTTAATTGATAGAAAACGTATATTTCTTTTTACTTATCACAAGTTATTAACTTGAAAAATTGTACGATAATtctcattattttaataatattataagttctaaattcataattaaatttaaactgACTCATCAAaagtttcaatatttttctttctctctgaTGTGGTGCCTTTCACTTTGATCTGTAACACTTTATCGCAATGCCGAAAGGTAGGATTTCAGGTCTTTTGGCAATAAAAGGCATATTACTAATTGATTCTTTGGCCATTTTGTGTTCGAATTCTAATCCGGTGAGGCGCTGCTGGATGCTTCTGATTCACTTCAAtataccaaaaaataatttttcaccaAAAAGATCTTGATTCTATGAGTGTTAATACATCCATTTCACATTTTTGGagtataatttgttgtttaagATACTTAAAATAAACTCATACAAATAAATTTAGTCTTCCAAGTTGAAACTGTCAATAGACCTATCTTTTTATGACTTTGCTATTTTAGTGTTGAATGACGTCTTGCTATAACAAaaacatatttaatatatacGCAGACTTTATCTCTACCTCAATAGCAGAGAGATTACTTTTGATATACCCGAAAAAACATTCCAACAATTCTAAATACTTAGTATACGATAACTGCATCATGTCATGTTTAATTTTCTCTTTCCAATACTTCTTTGATCTACCTCTACTTTCCCTAAGACCATCTATGACCAACATCTTACAGCTCCACATTTGGACACTTCTCAGAGTTGTTATGATTTTCTGAAAATAGGTTACATGCTAATGAAGTTAAAATATCTTGATCTTGTGTCTAACACTTTGATGCACCGTATAACATTTTGTTGATAGATCAAAACAATATAGAGGGGTGAGGATTTGTTGTCATGGTTCGATTGGGTTCTAACTGtatatgtgaatgaaaaatgaagggaaAAGTGAAGTGAGAATTCACTTTAAGGAAGTAaatgtgggagaaagaaactttcttATGCTTATGTTAAAAAACATTCTTGCTTATGTTGAAAAACATTCCTAACAAGACATGTCTTGCACCATCGATTTTGAGTTTAGATATGATCGAGAGATTAACTTTttggacaaaataaaaataaagttaaagtcTCATGATCTTGTGTCTAACACTTTGATGCACCATATAACATTCTGTTGAttgattaaaataatatatagagGAGAGAATTCCCTCACCTACTGCAATGATTCTATTGGGTTCtaaatgtatatatgtgaatggaaaatggaggaaacaAATGAAGGGAAAAGTGAAGTGAGAATTCATTTTAAGGAAGtaaaattctcccacattggtgggagaaaggaacTTTCTTATGTTTATATTGAGAAGCATTTTTTTATGTGAATATTGAGGCAAGAACAAGACATGCCTTGTGTCGTTGTTGCTGATCTTTTCTCCTCACCTGGGTTCTAACTGAAAAACATtccttcatgtggatagtgaggtAAGAACAGGACATACGTTCGCTCGCTTTCGCTTCCGCTTCCTTCgtgtggatagtgaggcaagaacaagacATATGCTCGCTCGCTTCTGCttcaatgaaaaatggaggaaaactGAAGTGAGAATTCACTTTGAGAAGCATTCCTTCacgtggatagtgaggcaagaacaagacATGCGCACGCTTGGCTTCCGCTTCAACTTTGACTTGGCTTCGGCCTc
Coding sequences within:
- the LOC107876312 gene encoding probable serine/threonine-protein kinase PBL18 isoform X2; its protein translation is MMQSSPESCQTFFWMVLTISSIMMNYVARTLQNVNGCLSDSPKVVYFRESNADDFGWDKRMKVATQLADLFSWLHKNGIAVGSVTADCIMIDDEVNIKVFDFGYVSNHVNEDTKISPLVCVGRDAPEIYSRTMTMKSDVYIFGLVLLQLIANKEVICDGPDSLEQRAIKEAKRGEKYLVRDCFKEVDHSTAFKITLLAFRCLHIDLPDERPKMEEVLNALTELRDEARGEKRKRDENEAEAESRNLITATA
- the LOC107876312 gene encoding LEAF RUST 10 DISEASE-RESISTANCE LOCUS RECEPTOR-LIKE PROTEIN KINASE-like 1.3 isoform X1; translation: MKLEKLPRLYKFCDEIELLTDETANTHPNLVKLYKCCFDRRLEAVYDAEFTRVLSDVLLDDDFGWDKRMKVATQLADLFSWLHKNGIAVGSVTADCIMIDDEVNIKVFDFGYVSNHVNEDTKISPLVCVGRDAPEIYSRTMTMKSDVYIFGLVLLQLIANKEVICDGPDSLEQRAIKEAKRGEKYLVRDCFKEVDHSTAFKITLLAFRCLHIDLPDERPKMEEVLNALTELRDEARGEKRKRDENEAEAESRNLITATA